A section of the Flavobacterium ardleyense genome encodes:
- a CDS encoding YiiX/YebB-like N1pC/P60 family cysteine hydrolase, whose product MTRILLFCLFSTLSFAQNVKLKTGDIIFQSMNCGPLCEAINEVTEGYQGKDFSHLGLVLIQNDSIYIIEAGGKEVKLTPYKTFKTYTNEEMYVGRLKPKYRKYIPEAIAFSLKQIGTPYDEEYIYDNGKYYCSELIYDAFLEAYKKPLFQMFPMTFKSPKTNKYFEVWEEYYKNLKMEIPEGELGCNPGGISTSDKLKIIGTVY is encoded by the coding sequence ATGACAAGAATATTATTATTTTGCTTATTCAGCACTTTGAGTTTTGCACAAAATGTAAAATTAAAAACGGGCGATATTATTTTTCAATCGATGAACTGCGGACCACTTTGCGAAGCAATTAATGAAGTTACCGAAGGATATCAAGGAAAAGACTTTAGCCACTTAGGACTTGTTCTGATTCAGAATGACAGCATCTACATTATTGAAGCTGGAGGAAAGGAAGTGAAATTAACGCCCTACAAAACCTTTAAAACCTATACAAACGAAGAGATGTATGTAGGTAGATTAAAACCAAAGTATCGCAAGTATATTCCTGAAGCGATTGCATTTTCTTTAAAGCAAATCGGCACTCCTTACGATGAAGAATATATCTATGATAACGGAAAATATTATTGTTCGGAATTAATTTATGATGCTTTTCTAGAAGCTTACAAAAAGCCATTGTTCCAAATGTTTCCAATGACTTTCAAATCACCAAAGACAAATAAGTACTTCGAAGTTTGGGAAGAATATTACAAAAATCTAAAAATGGAAATCCCAGAAGGAGAGCTTGGCTGCAATCCTGGAGGAATTTCCACTTCTGATAAACTTAAAATTATTGGGACAGTTTACTAA
- a CDS encoding thioredoxin family protein, with product MENSIKNALSKAVDYATYRSTVTKLIAEGKSTGNDQSEEILQYSILNESRMNRLDKTMKVDGEIEAEFKAIDTAYTWLVLSEGWCGDAAQILPILHKMSELNSHIDLKLVFRDENPELMDQFLTNGGKAIPKLIVLNSDHKVVAHWGPRPAAALKLIVDYKAEHGVVDEPAKAALQMWYLHDKGLSTQRELLDIMKNVESKK from the coding sequence ATGGAAAATAGCATCAAAAACGCTCTATCAAAAGCTGTCGACTACGCAACTTACAGATCTACTGTGACCAAACTTATTGCGGAGGGGAAATCTACGGGGAATGATCAATCTGAAGAAATTCTACAATATAGCATCCTCAACGAAAGTAGAATGAATAGACTTGATAAAACCATGAAGGTGGACGGCGAAATTGAGGCAGAATTCAAGGCAATTGATACGGCTTATACTTGGCTTGTGCTTTCGGAAGGATGGTGTGGTGATGCTGCACAAATTCTTCCAATTCTGCATAAAATGTCTGAACTGAATTCACATATTGATTTGAAACTGGTGTTTAGAGATGAGAATCCTGAATTGATGGATCAATTTCTAACAAATGGTGGTAAGGCGATTCCGAAATTGATTGTTCTAAATTCCGATCACAAAGTTGTTGCGCATTGGGGTCCACGCCCTGCTGCTGCTCTCAAGTTAATTGTAGATTATAAAGCAGAGCACGGAGTTGTGGATGAGCCTGCAAAAGCGGCGCTTCAAATGTGGTATCTTCATGATAAAGGACTTTCTACTCAACGAGAATTGTTGGATATAATGAAGAATGTAGAGTCTAAGAAATAA
- a CDS encoding transposase has translation MKYKKWTLDQKLEILASSEEIGIVEACRKYGVSTGTLYNWKKKHEHKGEAGLKVTYDTKTKEHKEVVEENRILRKLLSDREIELEVQRELLKKKFGTSDPRKI, from the coding sequence ATGAAATACAAGAAATGGACTTTAGATCAGAAGCTAGAAATATTAGCTAGTTCAGAAGAAATAGGTATTGTGGAGGCTTGCCGCAAATATGGCGTTAGTACAGGTACTTTATATAATTGGAAGAAAAAGCATGAGCATAAAGGAGAGGCTGGCTTAAAAGTGACATACGATACTAAAACGAAGGAGCATAAAGAAGTGGTTGAGGAAAATCGTATTCTGCGTAAGCTCTTAAGCGATCGGGAAATTGAGTTGGAAGTACAAAGAGAGCTTTTAAAAAAAAAGTTTGGGACATCCGATCCAAGAAAGATTTAG
- a CDS encoding IS3 family transposase gives MYAKYKCSKAKIIKMVGIVASSYYRKPSLGRKGNTATTTTFHQTKGFVSQCVVVKSIKKILKHEFIDCGYRLMTSYLKRDGYKINHKKLYRIMKEEGLLKLENRISRSGSGRKFVKFRKVYTSRPLQCLEMDIKMVWVPNVGKNAYLLSIIDVHTRRILIDYFSFTIKQNHVIELLSQLFEDYQYPESVVIRSDNGSQFIAKSVREYLGLIGVQQEFTHVATPEENAHIEAYHGILKKEVFARFDYRTFGEIEQILKRFVPFYNNQRLHGLLGRITPMEKWSADKHLILMKKLTA, from the coding sequence ATCTATGCGAAGTATAAATGTAGTAAAGCTAAAATCATAAAGATGGTAGGCATAGTTGCCAGTAGCTATTATAGGAAGCCTAGCCTTGGTCGAAAAGGAAATACTGCCACAACAACCACTTTTCATCAAACTAAAGGTTTTGTAAGCCAGTGCGTGGTTGTAAAGTCTATTAAAAAGATATTAAAACACGAATTTATAGACTGTGGTTATCGACTGATGACTAGCTACTTAAAAAGAGATGGCTACAAGATAAATCATAAAAAACTATACCGAATTATGAAAGAGGAAGGTCTATTAAAACTCGAGAATAGAATTAGTAGAAGTGGTTCTGGTCGTAAATTCGTGAAGTTTAGAAAGGTTTATACCTCGAGACCTTTGCAATGTCTAGAGATGGATATTAAAATGGTGTGGGTGCCAAATGTTGGTAAAAATGCTTATTTACTATCTATAATTGATGTTCATACTAGAAGAATTTTAATAGATTATTTTTCTTTCACTATAAAACAAAATCATGTTATAGAATTGCTTTCACAACTCTTTGAAGACTATCAATATCCTGAAAGTGTCGTTATTAGAAGCGATAATGGAAGTCAGTTTATAGCTAAAAGTGTGCGCGAGTATTTAGGTTTGATAGGTGTCCAGCAGGAATTCACCCACGTTGCAACACCAGAAGAAAACGCTCATATAGAAGCTTATCATGGTATTCTAAAGAAAGAAGTATTCGCCAGGTTCGACTATCGCACGTTTGGAGAAATCGAGCAAATATTAAAACGATTTGTACCATTTTACAACAATCAAAGGCTTCACGGACTTTTAGGAAGAATAACTCCTATGGAGAAATGGAGCGCTGATAAACATCTAATTTTAATGAAAAAATTAACCGCATAA
- a CDS encoding retropepsin-like aspartic protease: MEELELFLKSKKYKKATFKISKTNHLLVKAKINGVSGNFILDTGASNSCVGFEFIEHFQLDAASSNTTAAGAGGTGMVTKVSHGNTLNLGRWSTNTLDLVIFDLSHVNEALKAYKAKPVQGIIGADVLIQGNGIVNYATSILYLK, encoded by the coding sequence ATGGAAGAATTAGAATTGTTTCTTAAAAGCAAGAAATATAAGAAGGCTACTTTTAAAATATCAAAGACAAATCATTTGCTGGTAAAAGCGAAAATAAATGGAGTTTCAGGGAATTTTATTCTGGATACTGGCGCTTCTAATAGTTGTGTGGGATTTGAATTTATCGAACATTTTCAGCTTGATGCAGCAAGTTCTAATACAACGGCTGCGGGAGCTGGAGGGACCGGAATGGTAACTAAAGTTTCTCACGGCAATACACTCAATCTTGGGCGCTGGAGCACGAACACTCTAGATCTGGTAATCTTTGACCTTAGTCACGTCAACGAAGCGCTAAAAGCTTACAAAGCCAAGCCTGTGCAAGGAATCATTGGAGCTGATGTGTTGATTCAAGGAAATGGAATTGTGAATTACGCGACTTCTATTTTATATCTAAAATAA
- the odhB gene encoding 2-oxoglutarate dehydrogenase complex dihydrolipoyllysine-residue succinyltransferase, translating to MILEMKVPSPGESITEVEIATWLVKDGDYVEKDQAIAEVDSDKATLELPAEAAGIITLKAEEGDAVQVGQVVCLIDTEGKNDAAPKEEAAKEEAPKAETKAAPAPEKPKETAPVAEKTYASGTPSPAAKKVLAEKNIDAASVTGTGKDGRITQDDAQNAVPSMGTPTGGNRGSERKKLSMLRRKVAERLVSAKNESAMLTTFNEVNMTPINKLRNEYKEAFKAKHGGVTLGYMSFFTKAVTRALQMYPDVNSMIDGDYKIAYDFCDISVAVSGPKGLMVPVVRNAENLTFRGIEAEIKRLAIRARDGQITVDDMTGGTFTISNGGVFGSMLSTPIINPPQSGILGMHNIIERPIAVNGKVEIHPMMYLALSYDHRIIDGKESVGFLVAIKEGLESPAELLMDNNIQKALEL from the coding sequence ATGATTTTAGAAATGAAAGTTCCTTCACCAGGAGAATCGATTACAGAAGTAGAAATTGCAACCTGGCTAGTAAAGGACGGCGATTATGTAGAAAAAGACCAAGCCATTGCTGAGGTTGATTCTGATAAAGCTACCTTAGAATTGCCTGCAGAAGCAGCGGGAATTATCACGCTAAAAGCAGAGGAAGGCGATGCAGTACAAGTAGGTCAAGTAGTTTGCCTAATTGATACAGAAGGCAAAAATGATGCAGCTCCAAAAGAAGAAGCAGCGAAAGAAGAAGCTCCAAAGGCTGAAACTAAAGCAGCTCCAGCTCCAGAAAAACCAAAAGAAACTGCTCCAGTAGCAGAAAAAACATACGCATCTGGGACACCATCTCCAGCAGCGAAAAAAGTATTGGCTGAGAAAAACATCGATGCAGCATCTGTAACAGGAACTGGTAAAGATGGTCGTATTACTCAAGACGATGCGCAAAATGCAGTTCCATCAATGGGAACTCCAACCGGAGGAAACAGAGGATCTGAGCGTAAAAAATTGTCTATGTTGAGACGTAAAGTAGCAGAAAGATTGGTTTCAGCGAAAAACGAATCTGCGATGCTGACTACTTTCAACGAAGTAAACATGACGCCAATTAACAAATTGCGTAATGAATACAAAGAAGCTTTCAAAGCAAAACACGGAGGTGTAACTCTTGGATATATGTCTTTCTTTACAAAAGCAGTGACTAGAGCATTGCAAATGTATCCAGACGTAAATTCAATGATCGATGGAGATTACAAAATCGCTTACGATTTCTGTGATATCTCGGTAGCAGTTTCTGGACCAAAAGGACTTATGGTTCCTGTAGTTCGCAATGCCGAAAATCTAACTTTTAGAGGTATCGAAGCAGAAATTAAACGTCTTGCAATTAGAGCTCGTGACGGACAAATTACGGTTGATGATATGACTGGTGGAACATTCACTATTTCAAATGGTGGTGTTTTTGGAAGTATGCTTTCTACGCCAATTATCAACCCTCCACAATCTGGAATTCTTGGAATGCACAACATTATCGAAAGACCAATCGCGGTAAATGGTAAAGTTGAAATTCACCCAATGATGTACTTGGCATTATCTTATGATCACCGTATCATTGATGGAAAAGAGTCTGTTGGATTCTTAGTGGCGATCAAAGAAGGATTAGAAAGTCCAGCTGAATTATTGATGGACAATAACATTCAAAAAGCATTAGAATTGTAG
- a CDS encoding 2-oxoglutarate dehydrogenase E1 component, protein MDRFSFLNAAHTDFFAELYEQYLENPDSVEASWRSFFQGFDFGASAAKDESHVQQMAEVANGTMDCSFVSDKLQKEFNVLKLIDAYRNRGHLFTKTNPIRERRQYEPSLAIENFGLSGADLNTVFDAAQAMKLQPCTLEEILSHLNKIYCHSIGIEYMYHRNPAVIQWIQDRIGYNDNQPKFDADQKKHILGKLNEAVSFETFLHTKYVGQKRFSLEGGESLIPGLDALIDAAAEKGVEQFVMGMAHRGRLSVLANIFGKSTQDIFSEFDGKDYDDDVLFDGDVKYHLGLTSDRKSKSGKNININLAPNPSHLETVGAVIEGITRAKQEQHFASDTKKVLPIALHGDAAIAGQGIVYEIVQMANLEGYKTGGTIHVVVNNQVGFTTDYLDARSSTYCTDIAKVTGSPVLHVNADDVEAVVHAMLFALDFRMEFGSDVFIDLLGYRKYGHNEGDEPKFTQPKLYSLISKHTSSRDIYAAKLISEGIINEGYVKEIETKYKDALEENLEASRKKNLTVITPFMQNEWQGFNQVHQEQMLERVDTTVSLQVLEDVAEVITKLPEDKKFINKIKRLIGDRRTMFDTDKLDWAMAELLAYGSLLTEGFDVRISGQDVERGTFSHRHAVVKTEDSEEEIIPLQNLKNQKGNFHIYNSLLSEYGVVGFDYGYALASPNTLTIWEAQFGDFSNGAQIMADQYISAAEQKWNNQNGIVLLLPHGYEGQGAEHSSARMERYLQMCASENMFVADCTTPANFFHLLRRQMKTSYRKPLIVFTPKSLLRHPLVVSSVDEFANGHFQETLDDTTVDKAAVKSLVFCTGKFYYDLLAAREEKGRNDVALVRIEQLFPLPVEQLKAIIASYPNADDYVWAQEEPKNMGAYSHMLMHFDLVKLRLASLKAYSAPAAGSYARAKARHARAVEMVFDKEASN, encoded by the coding sequence ATGGATAGGTTTTCATTTTTAAACGCAGCACACACTGACTTTTTTGCCGAATTATACGAACAGTATCTTGAAAATCCGGACAGTGTCGAGGCAAGCTGGAGAAGTTTTTTTCAAGGATTCGATTTTGGAGCATCCGCAGCCAAAGATGAAAGTCACGTTCAGCAAATGGCAGAAGTTGCCAACGGAACGATGGATTGCTCATTTGTTTCGGACAAATTGCAAAAGGAATTCAATGTTCTTAAACTCATAGATGCTTACAGAAATAGAGGTCACTTGTTTACCAAAACAAATCCTATTCGCGAGCGCAGACAATACGAGCCATCACTAGCTATAGAGAATTTTGGGCTTTCGGGTGCCGATCTTAATACTGTTTTTGATGCAGCGCAAGCAATGAAATTGCAACCTTGCACACTTGAGGAGATTTTAAGTCACCTAAACAAAATTTACTGTCACTCTATCGGTATTGAGTATATGTACCACCGAAATCCAGCAGTGATCCAGTGGATTCAAGATAGAATAGGATACAATGACAATCAACCAAAATTTGATGCAGACCAAAAAAAGCATATTTTAGGTAAATTAAATGAAGCTGTTTCTTTCGAAACTTTTTTGCATACCAAATATGTAGGACAAAAACGTTTTTCACTCGAAGGTGGAGAATCTTTAATCCCGGGACTCGACGCGCTTATTGATGCAGCAGCAGAAAAAGGTGTAGAGCAGTTTGTAATGGGAATGGCACACCGTGGTCGTTTGAGTGTTTTGGCAAATATCTTTGGAAAATCTACTCAAGATATCTTTTCAGAATTTGATGGGAAAGATTATGATGACGATGTTCTTTTTGATGGTGACGTTAAATACCATTTAGGATTAACTTCTGACCGCAAATCAAAATCAGGTAAAAATATAAATATAAATCTTGCCCCAAATCCATCGCACCTTGAAACAGTAGGCGCCGTGATCGAAGGAATAACAAGAGCTAAGCAAGAGCAGCATTTTGCATCTGATACCAAAAAAGTACTTCCAATCGCACTTCACGGTGATGCGGCAATTGCTGGACAAGGGATCGTTTACGAAATTGTGCAAATGGCAAATCTTGAAGGCTACAAAACCGGTGGAACAATTCATGTGGTGGTTAATAATCAAGTAGGATTTACTACGGATTATCTAGACGCTCGCTCATCTACTTACTGTACCGATATTGCCAAAGTTACTGGGTCTCCAGTCTTGCACGTTAATGCAGACGACGTAGAAGCGGTTGTTCACGCAATGCTTTTTGCCTTAGATTTCCGTATGGAATTTGGAAGTGATGTGTTTATCGATCTTCTAGGATACCGTAAATATGGGCATAACGAAGGTGATGAGCCTAAGTTTACTCAACCTAAATTATATTCATTAATTTCAAAACATACAAGTTCACGTGATATTTACGCTGCCAAATTAATTAGCGAGGGAATTATTAATGAAGGGTATGTCAAAGAAATTGAGACAAAATACAAAGATGCTTTAGAAGAAAATCTAGAAGCGTCGCGCAAAAAAAACTTGACCGTCATTACGCCTTTTATGCAAAATGAATGGCAAGGTTTTAATCAAGTACATCAAGAACAAATGTTGGAGCGTGTAGACACTACAGTATCACTTCAAGTTTTAGAAGATGTAGCTGAGGTTATTACAAAACTGCCAGAAGATAAAAAGTTTATCAATAAAATCAAGAGATTGATTGGTGATAGACGCACAATGTTTGATACAGACAAACTTGATTGGGCTATGGCCGAATTACTAGCTTACGGAAGTTTGCTTACAGAAGGTTTTGATGTTAGAATTTCGGGGCAGGACGTAGAGAGAGGTACTTTCTCCCATCGTCACGCGGTAGTAAAAACAGAAGATTCTGAAGAAGAAATTATTCCGCTTCAAAATTTAAAAAATCAAAAAGGAAACTTTCATATCTACAATTCATTGCTTTCTGAGTACGGAGTCGTAGGTTTTGATTATGGATATGCTTTAGCAAGTCCTAATACTCTTACTATTTGGGAAGCTCAATTTGGAGATTTCTCAAATGGAGCACAAATTATGGCTGATCAATATATTTCGGCCGCAGAGCAAAAATGGAATAATCAAAACGGAATTGTACTTTTACTACCTCATGGTTATGAAGGACAAGGAGCAGAGCACTCATCAGCAAGAATGGAGCGCTACCTACAAATGTGTGCAAGCGAGAATATGTTTGTTGCAGATTGTACCACGCCAGCAAATTTCTTCCACCTGTTAAGAAGACAGATGAAAACAAGTTACCGCAAGCCACTTATCGTGTTTACACCTAAGAGTTTGTTGCGTCATCCACTAGTAGTTTCGTCGGTTGATGAATTTGCTAATGGTCATTTCCAAGAAACTCTAGATGATACTACAGTTGATAAAGCCGCAGTAAAATCACTTGTGTTTTGTACTGGAAAATTCTATTACGATTTGCTCGCAGCACGCGAAGAGAAAGGTAGGAATGATGTAGCATTAGTGCGTATTGAGCAACTTTTTCCGTTACCAGTAGAGCAGTTAAAAGCAATTATAGCTTCGTATCCAAATGCAGACGATTACGTTTGGGCACAAGAGGAGCCTAAAAACATGGGAGCCTACAGCCATATGTTGATGCATTTTGATCTAGTCAAGTTAAGATTAGCATCATTAAAAGCATATAGCGCACCGGCAGCAGGAAGCTACGCAAGAGCAAAAGCACGTCACGCAAGGGCGGTTGAAATGGTATTTGACAAGGAAGCATCTAATTAA
- a CDS encoding polyprenyl synthetase family protein has translation MHTIEAYRSFFLDRIKQETLNREPDNLYAPIRYIMNLGGKRLRPVLTLLTAEIFGASYKDALSAAIAIEVFHNFSLVHDDIMDAAPVRRGQPTVHEKWNTTTAILSGDAMLILAYQYFEDYEPKVFLALAKLFSRTALQVCEGQQWDIDFENSEKVLLKDYLKMIEYKTAVLVAAAMEMGAIIANASKEDCAAIYNFGLNLGIAFQIQDDYLDAFGNPENFGKQIGGDIIENKKTYLYLKALEFGSKSETVELKKYFTAQNHGNQEKVEAVKMLFLSSGAAKEALKGIEEYTQKAFEILKSINIDADKKNILHQFGKNLMKRTV, from the coding sequence ATGCATACAATAGAAGCTTATCGCTCCTTTTTTCTAGACAGAATAAAACAAGAAACACTTAATAGAGAACCGGACAATCTCTATGCGCCAATTCGTTATATCATGAATTTAGGAGGCAAAAGACTTCGTCCAGTTTTAACCTTGCTCACTGCCGAAATTTTTGGAGCATCTTATAAGGATGCACTTTCTGCTGCAATTGCCATTGAAGTTTTTCATAATTTCTCACTTGTTCACGATGACATAATGGATGCTGCGCCAGTGCGTCGCGGTCAGCCAACAGTTCATGAGAAATGGAATACTACCACTGCGATTCTTTCTGGAGATGCGATGTTGATTTTGGCCTACCAATATTTTGAAGATTATGAGCCTAAAGTTTTTTTGGCTTTGGCCAAATTGTTTAGTAGGACCGCACTTCAGGTATGCGAAGGGCAACAATGGGATATAGATTTTGAAAATTCGGAAAAAGTACTTCTGAAGGACTATCTGAAAATGATCGAATATAAGACCGCAGTTTTAGTTGCCGCCGCAATGGAAATGGGCGCCATTATCGCAAATGCTTCAAAAGAGGATTGTGCTGCAATTTATAATTTTGGTTTAAACCTAGGAATCGCTTTCCAAATTCAAGACGACTATCTTGATGCTTTTGGCAATCCAGAAAATTTTGGTAAGCAAATTGGCGGTGATATCATCGAAAATAAAAAAACCTATTTATATCTAAAAGCTTTGGAATTTGGATCTAAATCGGAAACTGTAGAACTCAAAAAATATTTCACTGCTCAAAATCACGGAAATCAGGAAAAAGTAGAAGCAGTTAAAATGCTGTTCTTATCCAGTGGCGCTGCCAAAGAAGCTTTAAAAGGAATTGAAGAGTACACCCAAAAAGCTTTCGAAATTCTTAAAAGTATAAATATTGATGCAGATAAGAAAAATATTCTTCATCAATTTGGTAAAAATTTAATGAAGCGTACTGTCTAA
- a CDS encoding TetR/AcrR family transcriptional regulator: MKEKIITKATDLFLKLGFKSITMDDLATEMSISKKTIYKYFENKEVLVAECTENSHKIFRGLMQEVANSSFNAIEENFEIRKIFKTIFSLGETSPLYQLRKYYPSIYEKVLEQENLEGVQFMRNNLAKGIDQGYYRADIDIEMTARLYFILCFAINESIHLEKDSQQMEYGALEYHTRSIATEKGILELEKQLNIHQ; this comes from the coding sequence ATGAAGGAGAAAATTATAACAAAGGCGACGGATTTATTTTTGAAACTTGGTTTTAAAAGTATTACGATGGATGATTTGGCGACAGAGATGTCTATTTCCAAAAAGACTATTTATAAGTATTTTGAAAATAAAGAAGTTTTGGTTGCCGAATGTACAGAGAATTCACATAAGATTTTTAGAGGCTTGATGCAGGAAGTTGCCAATAGCAGTTTTAATGCGATTGAAGAAAATTTTGAAATTAGAAAGATCTTTAAAACTATTTTTAGCTTGGGCGAAACATCACCTTTGTACCAACTAAGAAAGTACTATCCATCTATCTATGAAAAAGTTTTAGAGCAGGAAAATCTCGAAGGAGTTCAATTTATGCGAAACAATCTTGCCAAAGGAATCGATCAGGGATATTATAGGGCAGATATTGATATTGAGATGACCGCCCGACTTTATTTTATTTTATGTTTTGCTATAAACGAAAGCATCCATTTAGAAAAAGATAGTCAGCAGATGGAATATGGCGCATTGGAATATCACACACGATCGATTGCTACCGAAAAAGGAATTTTAGAATTAGAAAAACAACTGAATATCCACCAATAG
- a CDS encoding TolC family protein, translated as MKKVFLISAILLQFFAQAQEVKVLSLKEAINYALQNKIEAKKAQLDVENSEYLIQEVRSRALPQISVNGALNYNPIVQETALPGEVFGQPGTTVIIPFGQEWSSTGTVSVTQALFDYSVFTGLKAAKSTREFYKVNKELTDEQVIERVASAYYQIYIQKQKLTIIDSTINNTTRVKNIIKGQYENGLAKKIDLDRTTVKLSNIISQRQQIVSAVEQQENSLKFLIGMPIQTNIELPEADLKAPAVLLPETPDMSKRTEYRLLKQQEELLNYERKSIVATYYPTLSLAGNYGYQGQGREFPLGGKPADGVYWSDFATLGLNLRIPIFTGFATRSRVRQSDIKLKKVLADLEDTQLGLDLAYNNAKARIENTLITIDSQKENVDLAQLVLDNTRNNYQQGLTPLTDLLDAENALTDAKNSYSNSLLEYKLAEIQLIKSQGELKTLLN; from the coding sequence ATGAAAAAAGTATTTTTAATAAGTGCCATTTTGCTACAATTCTTCGCTCAGGCGCAGGAAGTAAAAGTGCTCAGCCTAAAAGAGGCGATCAATTACGCGCTACAAAATAAAATAGAGGCCAAAAAAGCCCAACTTGATGTAGAAAATAGCGAATACCTAATTCAGGAAGTTCGTTCTAGAGCTTTACCGCAGATATCTGTAAATGGTGCTTTAAATTACAACCCGATCGTGCAAGAAACTGCTTTGCCCGGAGAAGTTTTTGGCCAGCCAGGAACTACTGTTATAATTCCGTTTGGCCAAGAATGGTCAAGTACTGGGACTGTTTCTGTAACTCAAGCACTGTTTGATTACTCAGTTTTTACAGGACTGAAAGCCGCGAAATCAACTAGAGAATTTTATAAAGTCAATAAGGAGCTTACAGATGAGCAAGTAATTGAGCGTGTTGCAAGTGCATATTATCAAATTTATATTCAAAAGCAAAAGCTTACGATTATTGATAGCACCATCAATAACACCACCCGCGTTAAAAACATTATAAAAGGTCAGTATGAAAATGGTTTGGCTAAGAAAATTGATTTAGATCGAACTACAGTAAAACTTTCGAATATTATTTCGCAACGCCAACAGATCGTAAGCGCAGTTGAGCAGCAAGAAAATTCTCTAAAATTTCTTATCGGAATGCCGATACAGACCAACATCGAATTGCCAGAAGCAGATTTGAAAGCGCCTGCGGTTTTACTTCCAGAAACGCCCGATATGAGTAAGAGAACCGAATATCGATTACTCAAGCAACAGGAAGAACTACTTAATTACGAAAGAAAATCGATTGTTGCAACGTATTATCCAACCCTTAGCCTTGCAGGAAACTACGGCTATCAAGGGCAAGGAAGAGAATTTCCTCTTGGCGGAAAGCCAGCTGATGGGGTTTATTGGTCAGACTTTGCCACACTTGGTCTAAATCTTCGAATTCCAATTTTTACAGGATTTGCAACAAGATCGAGAGTAAGACAATCGGATATTAAACTTAAAAAAGTTTTAGCAGATTTAGAAGACACTCAGTTGGGACTAGATTTAGCCTACAACAACGCCAAGGCAAGAATTGAGAATACGCTAATCACGATTGATTCGCAAAAAGAAAATGTGGATTTGGCTCAGCTAGTTTTAGATAATACACGTAATAATTATCAACAAGGCTTAACTCCATTGACTGACTTACTCGATGCAGAAAATGCTTTAACCGATGCTAAAAACTCTTATTCAAATTCTTTATTAGAGTATAAATTAGCAGAAATTCAATTAATCAAATCACAAGGAGAACTTAAAACACTTTTAAACTAG